TTGATTTGGTCTCTCCCTGAACTGGAGAAGTACAGGTAACTGCAGCTCCTGTATCACTAAATGAAGCCGTAATACCCGATTGTCCCGAACACTGTCTGTTCCAGAAAAGAGCTGATGATCCAACCGGACTTTCAATACCAATCGCCAATTGGCTTACACTTGGATGGGTAACCGCTGGAGTCACTTTTATTTTGGTAATGGTTCCCGTATTATTAACCATTAAAGGAATTGTTATTCTTGGAGCTGATATACCGCTACCGCCTGGACCGTCTGTAATGGCTACAGGACCTCCGCTATAGGTATAAGTATTACAAATTTCACCTGTCACATTATAATCAATCACAAAACTAGGGCTTACTGCATAATAGATGTTATCCACTGCTTCAATCAAAATATAAGCATTGGACGAAGTAGAACCAACAGGAATCGTTATTTGTTCATTACCATCATTAGGGGTATTAGCGGCAATAATACTAAATGTCTTTCCACCATCTTTAGATAATTTGATATTTACATTTGCTGTATTCACCGGCGCTGTATTTGTACCGGCAACATTCCAGGTAATATTCACAGTTGCACCGGAGCTCAATGACTGACCAAACACCGGAGCTGTTACCTGAAAAGGTCCTGATACAGCATCCACGGTTATTACCATTCCATCTTTTGAAACTTGTGGCTGTAATGGATTATTATTTCTTACAGTAGCTGCAAAATTAAGATTCCTAGCTACACTTGATACACTTTCCCAACGGGTTGATAAAACACCGGCCAATACTTTATTGAAATCCGGAAAATATCTTACTAATGAGTTTACCGGAGGAAAAGATCTGAAAGTAGGGCCTGTTGGCTTTGCAGGGTAAGCTGAGGAAATATCTCCCGCTCCAATTTGAGCCGCTGCGGCCTGATCTGTTTGCTCCCAGTTATAGGTATAAGAAATAGTATTAACATCGTTAGTAGATGCTTTTAAAACAAATGCTGTTGATTTAGGAATTGTATAATCGAGTCCGGCATTAATAGTAGGAGCAGGATCTATAAAAGGGGTATTAGTTCCACAGCTTAGGCTGTTTAATTTAGTTCTGATCTGGGTGATACTATTGGTATGATAATAATCGTTAGAATTAAACTGAACATCAGAAGCCGTAGTAATTCCGGTATATGCCATTATGGTACTTCCGCTTCCAGGTTCTACTTTTTGATCTGCCTGCGAAGATCTGTAGGTATAAGAATGTCCGGCTCCCAGCTGATGCCCCATTTCATGAGCGACATAGTCTATATCAAATTTATCTCCTTCCGGAAAATTGTGAGCAGTCCATCCTCCTCCTTTTGAGCTACTCCCACAAATAACTCCTACGAAGGCAGATCCGTTACCGCCTTTCTTATCAATCAGATGTCCCATATCATAATCTTCAGTAGGGATTCTTGCTGATATCTGGGCATGGGCTTCGCTAGGGCCACCATTGATATAAGGATCAGATGCAGGATCTAAGAAAATGATAGTTTCATTATTCGCAATCAGATTAAAATGAAAAGAAAGATCTTTTTCAAAAACACTGTTAAGACGGGTAAGACTAGCATTCATTGCGGCCAGAATTACAGCTTTCTTCTCTACATCTGTAGCTGTTGTAGGGGTTCCGGCTGCCGTTAAATGATACTGTGCATATTCTCCCGTACAGGATAATGCCAATCTGAAAATATTAAAACCAACTGCTTTTTTATTTACAGCATCGTTTTTTTTTTCGGTAGCGTTCTTCTCCACCTCCTCTACTGTGGAACATTCGAAAGGTTCTTTTTCCTGTCCTCTTCTTCCATTGGAATCAAAAACAGCATAAATTGTTCTGTCTTCAGTATAAGGTTCTATAAACTCTGATATCCCGGAACGGGTAATCATAGAAGAAAATCCTACAGGAGATAAACTAAATCTTAAATAGACACTTGGATCTTCCAATGCGGTACCTACATAAGATTTAATATCTGGATATTTTGCCTGTAATTCAGGAGCCATATTGGAAAACTCCCAAACTTGGAATTTTTCCAATCTCCCCTGGGCTGTAGGAAGAGAAATAATAGTTCCTTTTTGACTTGAAAAACGGGCCGGTACATTTTTTAAAAGCTGTTTAAGCTGATTGGCATCCAGAGAATAAAGTCCTGCAAATTCAAGCTTTTCCTGTGATTTTTTAACTTTTTGAGCCCGAAGTTCGGTTCTTGTCCACTGTGAAGACCCAAAGAAAGGAATTACCAGTGCAAAAATGAATAAATAATATTTCATAATCGTCATATTTTAATGTGTTTCACTAAGTTATAAAAAAAAACATTTGTTTTATATTTTTTCACAACATCATGAAAATATATTTTATTTCAATTAAAAACCAGGTTATCACAGGACTTTGCAAGATATATTTGGATGAAACTTTAAAAAATTTTTATCTTTGAAGTTTAGGAGCTGTAAAATGAAAATAAACTTACCTGATAAACTGTATTATTCTATAGGAGAAGTCGCTAAGGCATTCGATGTAAATACTTCATTAATACGATATTGGGAACAGGAATTTCCTATCATCAAACCTAAAAAGAATAGAAAAGGAAATCGTTACTTCACTCCTGAGGATATCAAAAACCTACAGATGATCTATCATTTGGTAAAAGAGAAGGGATACACACTTGATGGAGCCCGTGTTGCTTTAACTACCAACAGTAAGATTTCAGAAACCATTACTATCATTGACCGTCTCGAATTTGTAAAAGCCGAACTTTTAAAACTGAAAGAATCATTGGGTGATAGGGACACTGAGTAGTTTCTTCACCTTCCTTTAAATAATTCTACCCCAAAGAATATTAAGGTCTTAATTTTTAACAGACTGTACTTTTTATATTCTAATATCAACCATTACAACCTTCGTTATTGTGAAGTATGGTTTTTATCAATATGTTTATACTTTATATACACATGATGAGAAAAAACTATTACCAAAAACTGGCTTTTATGGTCATTGTATTGGCTATTCTATTAGCTTTTCAGAAATATACCCGAAAAGATAAGGAGCCTTTTTCGAAGATAAAATTCATTGCCGAAACTTCAGTTAATGTCAACTTAACAGATTTTGACCCCAATATTTTAAGTCCGGAACGTTGGCAAAAGCTCGGCTTTTCTGAAAAACAGGTATCTACTATTCTTAAATATAAAGACATTGTAGGCGGGACTTTTATATCAAAAGAACAACTGAAAAAATGTTATGCTATTTCAGATGAAAAATTTGAAGAACTGAAACCCTTCATTCTGCTTCCTGAAGCTTCTGAAAAGAATAATTCCCAACCTGCTAACAACTTTGATAAGAAAGAAATTAAGGTTTCCGGAAAGTTTAATCCAGATATGAAAACTGTCCGTGATTGGATTAAAATGGGATTCAGTGAAAAACAGGCGGAAGCTATTCTAAAATATAAAAACTATCTTGGAGGAAGCTTTATCAGTAAAGAAAAGTTCAGAGAATGCTTTATCATTTCTCCTGAAAATTATAATAAGCTGGAATCTTATTTACTGTTGCCGGCAAAAACTTCTGAGAACTTTAAAGCCTCTGGAGCCCGTTATCCTGAAAAGATAAAAATACAATATCATACTTTTGATCCGAACCGTCTGGATGTTGAGGGATGGCAAAAACTTGGTTTTTCTGAGAAACAGGCTCAGATTATTGTGAATTACCGCGATAGAAATCTCGGAGGTAGCTTTAAAGATATTGATGATCTACAAAAATGCTTTGTAATTTCTGCCGAGAAATTTCAGGAGATGAAACCTTTTATCAAGCTCAGTCCAGCGACTGTAAAGAAAGAAGAGAAACAGCAAGAAAAAACTGATTTCTCAAAAACAGATCTCAATACCATTACCTTTAAGCAGCTTATAGAGTTTGGACTGGATGAAAAGAGTGCCGGCTCTATGATTGGCTTTAGAAAAAAGCTGAGGGGATTTGTTAATAAACAACAGATTCTGGATACCTATAATATTGATAAGGAAGGGGTTCAAAAATTAATATCCATTGCCCCATTGGATACTTCCAGCGTTCCTAAATACACATTAACAGATGCTCCTGAAGAATGGTTGAAAGATCATCCTTATTTTAAATATTCTGCTGACAAAATTATCTTCTATCGCATCACCTATCCTGATGACAAGAAAATTTTGAAATTTCTGAAATTAAAACCTGAATATGAAGAAAAAATGAAATTATACTTAAAATAAAAACAAGTCATCCTTGCTTATATAAAACATTACCCATACGTCATAAAAAAAGTAGGAAAACCACTTCCTACTTTTTTATTGATAACTTATTAATTATTGAATCTTAATCAATTGTTTTACTTGAGTCTGTAAGCAAACCGTTTAATGCATTAAGCTCATCCTCGGTTAAGTCTCTCCATTTTCCGATTGGGAGATCCAGTTTGATATTCATGATACGAATCCTTTTCAGCTTTTTTACATCATAGCCCAAGTATTCACACATTCTGCGGATTTGCCTGTTTAAACCTTGGGTAAGAATAATTCTGAAATTCATTTCATCAATCTTCTCCACTTCACATTTCTTGGTCACAGTATCCAGAATAGGAACTCCGTTTCTCATTTTTTCCAGAAACCTTGGAGTGATCGGCTTGTCTACACGGACCAAGTATTCTTTTTCGTGATTATTTCTGGCTCGTAGAATTTTATTTACAATGTCACCATCACTGGTTAAAAGAATAAGTCCTTCACTGGGTTTATCCAGCCTTCCGATTGGAAAAATTCTTTTGGGGTGGCTGATATAATCTACGATATTATTCTTTTCACGTTTGGTATCTGTGGTACATACAATTCCTACAGGTTTATTGAAAGCAATATAAACTGGTTTTTCCTGCGGTTCTCTAATGGGCTTGCCATCTACTTCTACCAGATCTTCATCAGAAACTTTGGTTCCCAGTTCAGGAATTTTACCGTTAATTGTTATTCTTCCTTCTTCCAACAGCTTATCAGCTGCTCTTCTTGAACAGTAACCTACTTCTGATAAATATTTATTGATACGTGTCTTTTCCATGAATTCTTTCCGTAACCGGAATTATTTTATTCTCCTTGAAATCTAAAATCATTATTTAAAAACTGAGCTGTAGCATCTTCGATTTTATAATCTCCGATTTTTGTTCTTCTCAATTGTGTTAAATAAGCTCCTACTCCTAATTCCTGCCCAATATCATGAGCGAGACTTCTGATGTAGGTTCCTTTTGAACATCCCACTGTAAAGCTTATCAAAGGAAACTCTATTACAATATCTTTAAGATAATGAATGGTTGTTTTTCTGGACTTCATTTCCACTTCTTCTCCTGCTCTAGCCAGATTATAGGCTCTTTCACCATCAATCTTTATTGCAGAATAAACCGGTGGTTTCTGTTCGATTTCGCCAACGAATTTTTCCAATGCTTCTTTTACCTGTTCTTCAGTGATATGCGAAATATCCTGATGAAGGATTTCAGGCTTTTCAGTGTCGTAAGATTCAGTTTGTACTCCTATTTTAATCTCTGTCCAGTATTCTTTAGGAGCATCCTGAATTTCAGGAATTTTTTTCGTGAATTTTCCACAGCAAACAATCAGAAGCCCGGTTGCTCTTGGATCCAGGGTTCCTGCATGTCCGATTTTAAATTTTTTAGGAAGGTCAAACTCCCTTTTAAGTTTATATTTCATTTTATTGACAGCCTGGAAGGAAGTCCAGTCCAAAGGCTTATCCAATAAAAAAATGTATCCTGATTTCAGTTCTTCCGCCGTCATTAATGGATATATGAATGTTTTTTATTTAAAGAAATAAAAATAGATTAGTAAAGCAATTCCTACGAAAATACGGTACCATCCCCAAGGTCTGAAACCATATTTGTTAAGTACACCAATGAATGCTTTGATAGCAATAAGAGCTACAATAAATGCCACCACATTTCCTATCACGAAGATCATAATGTGATCCTGTGAAGCCATAATCATTTCATATCCTTTCTGTGGATTAGCCGTTTCTTTTCCCCATGTCTTTACAAAAACAGAATACACTGTTACCGCCAACATAGTAGGCACTGCAAGAAAGAAAGAAAATTCTGCAGCTGCTTTTCTGGTAAGTCCCTGTGTCATCCCTCCAATAATAGATGCTGCACTACGGCTTGTTCCCGGCATCATTGCCAGACACTGCCAGAATCCTATGGTTACCGCCTTTCTTATCGTAATTCCTTTTTCATCATCAATTTTAGGGTTTTTAAACCATTTATCAGCAAACAATAAAACTACTCCACCTAAAACCAATACTGAAGAAATAGCAATCTGATTTCCCAGAACGGCTTCAATTTTATCATCGAATAAATATCCTAATACCAATGCAGGAACTACTGCAAAGGCCAGTTTAAAATAAAACTGAATATTATTCAAATCGAAAAACTTCTTCCAATACGCCACTACAACTGACAAAATAGCCCCAAACTGAATGGAAACCTGAAACATTTTCAAAAATTCATCATCGGGCATTCCCAATAAATTGGCAGTGAATCCCATGTGTGCTGTAGATGAGATAGGAAGATATTCTGTTAATCCCTCTACAATGGCAATAATAATTGCTTTGATTAAATCCATATTCTTTTACAAAAATTAAAAGATTAAGAGATTGAGATATTTAAAGTACTGGACTCTAAATGTCTTAATCTCTTAATCTCAAAATATAAATTTTTAATTTATTTTCTTTTTAAAATAGCGTAGACTTCTATTACAAAACCTATCACAACAAATAACGGAGCAATTCTGATCCTTCTGATAGAAAAGATATCGTCATTCCAAGAATTGGGGTCAAATTTACCATCTACGGTATTGGCATCAGCTCCCATCATCAAAAGAAATCCAACCACAATAAATGCCAGCCCGATCAGCATCCATTTAAAGTTCTCTTTTCCGAAGTAGAATGTATTTTCCTGTGGCACTTCTGCTTCGCTTCCGAAGTCTGAAGCAGAAAATTTATTTGTTTTTTTGCTCATTTTTAAGAGTAATATAAGTCGTCAACGTTTGATTTTAAGAATCTCCATGTTGCAAAAATAGTACTTAAGACGGAAATAAAAATTCCTACTCCCAATACTAAGATTACCAACCAGAAATACTGATTATTGTCCTGTACAAAAGCGGATCCTATCTGGCTTGTAAAATAATACCAAACACCCCCTAAGGCAATAAGACCAATTACAGAACCAATAGCCCCTAAAACAATGGCTTCAATGATAAAAGGCTTAAGAATAAATCTTCTTTTTGCGCCCACCAGCTGCATCGTTTTAATAATAAATCTCTTGGAGAAAATTTTAAGACGGATAGAATTGTTAATTAACACTACAGCCAATACTAAAAACAACAATGAAAATCCAAAGATCCATTTTAAAATTCTGCTCAGGTTATTGTACACATCTACCATCAAAGTACTGTCATTCTTTACATCGATAATGCCAGGAACTGATTTTATGACTTTGATCGCTTCATCAATTTTCGCAGGATCTACATATTCAGGTTTTAAAGCAACTTCAATAGATGATGGGAAGATATTTTCTTCAAATAACGCATCACTATCAATCCCCATACTCTTTTTAGCTTCCTTTGCAGCCATGCTTCTTGAAATATAGGTTGCTTTTTTTACAGGAGCTAACGTCTGTACCTTTTTAAAAGTTTCTTCCTCTAGTTTTGCAATTTTTACAGAATCTTTAGCGTCATAATTTTCATCAAAGTAAGCGTTCACCACCAATTGTTCTTTGATATAGTCAGAATACTTCTGGGCATTAATTAAAATAAGTCCCATTAATCCTAACAAAAATAACACTAAGGCAATACTTATCACTACTGTAATATTGCTGGACCGAAGCCTTTTCTTATTAAACTCATCTACAGATTTAGCCATTAATATTAAAATTTTTGGCTAAAATAGAAAAAATCTTCCGAAATTTGGGAACGAAAAAGAGAAAATCACTGTTAATAAAATCATAAAAAACATTGAGTGTAAAAGCAAAAAAGCATCTTGGTCAACACTTTTTGACAGATGAAAACATCGCAAGAAAAATTGTAGAAGGTCTTAGTTTTGAGAACTATAATAACATCATGGAAGTAGGTCCCGGAATGGGGGTTCTTACCAAATATCTTCTTGAAAAAGATCAGAACATTTATCTTGCCGAAATTGACACGGAATCTATAGAATACCTGAAAAATAATTATTCTAAGGTTACGGAAAGTACTTTTGTAGGAGATTTCCTGAAGCAGGATTTTAATTTTATCAAAGATGAGCAGATTGCGATTATCGGGAACTTCCCGTATAATATTTCATCGCAGATATTATTCCAGATCGTTGATTATTACGAGCTGATTCCTGAAATGGTGGGAATGTTCCAGAAAGAAGTAGCTGAAAGAACCGCTGCTGTTCCAAGAACTAAAAATTATGGTATTCTTTCCGTTCTTATTCAGGCTTATTATGACGTTTCCTATATGTTTACGGTCCATGAGAATGTCTTTAATCCACCACCAAAGGTAAAATCGGGCGTTATCCGCCTTACAAGAAATCCTAAAGAAGGACTAACCGGTAATGAGATTCTTTTTAAGCAGATTGTAAAGACAGGTTTCAATCAAAGAAGAAAAAAACTCTCCAATGCATTAAAGACACTGAACATTCCTGAAGCTTTGAAAGGTCATGAATTTTTAGATAAAAGAGCAGAAGAACTTAGTGTTTCTGACTTCATCCACTTTGCTAACCTCTGGAAAGAAAACCAATAAGATATATAAAAAAACTCCTTTAATGAGGAGCTTTTATCAGTATTTCTATAAAAAGAAAGCCTTTCAGATGAAAGGCTTTCTTTTATTATATTATTCTCTGTTTTTCAACATGATCCAACCGGACCAGTTCATCTGAGTTTTAGATTTTGGATATTCATAAGTAAACTTATACCAATACGTTGCAGATGGCAATCTCTTACCCAGTAAAGTACCATCCCAAATTGGTGTTTCTTTTGTGAACCTGAACATCTCTACTCCATACCTGTCATAGATAGAACCTGTAAAGTTTTTGAACTGACCCAAAGCCTTTAGATCTAATACATCATTAATTCCATCATTATTGGGAGTAATAAAATTATTGATCTGTAAAGTAAAGAAGTCAAAAGTTCCTACACAGTGAGTTCCTACTCTTCTTACCAGAATGGTATAATTCACATTATCTAAAAGTCCAGAAAACACATTAGATTCCTGCCATGTAATTCCATTATCAATAGAATATTCCAGACTGCTTGGCGTATTATTCATTGGAGGATTTTCTGCAGTAACTGTCAGTGTTTTTTTAGATGTCTGATAATCTATTCCGGTTACATAAGGAATGGCAGCTCCTAATACTTTAGCAGAGAAGATTTTTTTACAATATCCATTATCAATTTCAACGGTATAGATTCCCCATTTCTCAACATCTATCTTTTGGGTAGTAGCTCCTGTACTCCATTTGTATTTATATTTAGGTCCGGCTCCTGCATCAAGAGTAACACGATCTCCGTCACATATTTCAACGTCTGCCAATGTACTTTTAATTTCAGGAACAACCTCAATTCTTATGGTTGCAGGATTAAGAGATTTACATCCTTTTGCTCCTATTGCATATACAGTAAATACGGTAGTCTGGTGTAGGGTAACCGTCTGCATATTGCCTGTTCCCGGGAAGTTGCTCCAAAGATAAGTATCTCCTCCTTCAGCCGTAAGTGTTACAGATTCTCCCGGGCATATCTGTATAGAAGATGTTTTCAGTTTAGCAACTGGGGTTTCTTCTTTAAGTAATTTCAACTCAACCAATTTGCTACAGAAACCTCCGTTGGAAACAACCACATATAATATCTGACCATCATTACCATTGTAGTTAAGGATATTTTGGATATAACTATTATTCTCAGCAACAGCATCCGTCTTATTTTCATAAAACTTGAATATAGCTCCCGGAGTTGTGCTAATTGTTGGTTTAATGCTACTTAAATCAAAAGTGGTAATATCCGGCGTAGTACAAAGCAGTAATGTAGCATCATTTGCCTGAGGTGTTGTCCCTCCATGAATTTCTATGGAAGCTTTACCCGGACAAGGGTTTCCAGGGACACTTACCTGAATAGTATAGGTCCCGGGTTGTGTAGCGGTAACTACATTGGTGGTAGCATTAGGAATCAAAGTTCCGTTATAAAACCACTGGTATAATAAGTTCGGATCATTTACAGAAGCGGTAAGTATCTGAGGTACATTATCACATACATTAATATCGCTAGGTAATTTTGTTCCACCAGGGCCTAAAAGATCTACGCCTATATTGAAGGATCCTCCTTCCAAAAATACTGCGGAATCATAACTATGGTCAAGATAATCAGCAATAACCATTTTGAAGTGATATTGCTGTCCTGCTACTACATCAGCTACTGCTGTAAGCGGAACCGTTCTTCCATTAAAGTTTGTTTCAATATTGGCAGTATTATACCCTCCAAAATACTGTTGATTTACAGCTCCACAAGTAGTTCCGATTGCAGGGTGAATATTGGTAATACTTACCGGTCCGGCTCCTCCCGGTAATATTGCCATGTTTGTGTAAGGGCCTCCCGATGTAGGCTTCAGTAATATAATGAAAGCATCCGCATATTTACATGGGAATGTCCCCGTATATTCTTCAGATGCAAGTAAATAATTAAATTTAATTTGAGAAGTGGTAGGAACAAAGTCAAACTCCAGAAGTACCGCGTCATTTAAATCAGCTTCCGGCACTCCAATAACCTGTGCCAAATCAGTATCCGTTCCACCACCATTGGTATCACTATTGCTGGCTTCAAAATTATTACCAGCCTTTCTTGCATATCCCGTCGAAAGAACAATTCCGTCTTTAAAAGGGAAATTAGTTGTTGCCTTATGGAAGTATCCCCAGGCTCTGTTTGCATCACCTACAGCATGATTAGGTGTGATTTTCACATTGGTTACATTAGGAGTAATACAGGTATTTGTTCCAGATGAAATCAATACATCTTTTACCAATTTTTCTATACTAAAACTGGATTCCGGGTATCCCGGAGCATTCACATCAATAAAAGCTCCGGCCTTTTTAGACTGAGCAGTCGCCTGCTTTTTCATAAATGGCCTAGGCTGATGATTCTGAGAAAACGAAAAATTCGAGATGAATAAAAAAAACAAACAAAGCGGTAGGTATCTTATCATAATATTTTTGTTTCAACAAATTTAATTTTTTTTTAAATATACCATACACATATTTATGTTTTTTATAAAAAAACTACAACATTTCAAGCAACAATACACATTTACCAATAATTAAACCGTTTTTAATAAAATGATAATTCAAATTCCAAATATAATTTATAAAATTCATCACCAATCTGGAAAATATTAAAATAACAATTAAAGTTCAATACCAAAAACAACAAAACCTTCCAAAAAAAAGGAAGGTTTTGCTGTTTATTTAATATTTATAAATAATTTTAATTTCTGTTTTTCAATAAAATCCAACCTGAACGTTGTTCCAGTTTCTTATTGGCAGGATTTTCCCACTGAACTCTATACCAGTAAGTCCCTGTAGGCAAATTAATTCCTTTTAGAGATCCTCGCCATATAACGTCTCCTTTTGTTGCCTTGAAAACCTCAGCTCCATACCTATCAAAAATAGAAGCTGCAAAATCCTTATATCCACTGATTCCACTAAAATCTATGGTGTCATTTATCCCATCCATATTAGGAGTAATGGCATTGCTGAGTACAAAGGTGAAATAATCTATTGAAGTTCCACATTTTGCATTTTTTACTCTAACCATTAAATGATACATTGTATTATCCAGAACTCCATTAAACACATTTGAGCTTTGCCAGGTCACTCCATTATTAATAGAGTATTCTAAGGTACCTCCTGTTGGGTTACTCGCTGTAAGTGTTAATATATTCTTATCATATACAACATTAATAATTTCAGGAAGATCAGGATTGATAAGCTGTGCAGTAAAGACTTTAGAACATACTCCGTTACTAATTGTTACAGAATAAGTTCCTGCAACTTTTGTAGTAATCGTCTGGGTAGTAGCTCCCGTATTCCATAGGTAGGTATAATTTGGCCCTGCTCCTGCATCAAGAATTCCATTATCTCCAGCACATACATATACATTTTCTAATGTAGACACAATAGCAGGAACTACTTCAATTTTCACTTTAGCAGCAACAAGAGAACTACACCCGTTTCCTCCCAGTGCAAATACAGAATATTCTGTAGTGATTGTAGGAGTTACTACCTGCGTATCTCCATTCCCGGCAAGACCTACCCAATTATAAGTAATTCCACCTGTAGCGGTAAGAGTAACAGATTCACCGGCACATATTTTCATTTTATCCGCTGAAACTCCCGCTATTGGAGGTCCTACCTGAACTACAACAGTTGCCGGTGTAGCAGAAGGGCATCCATTAGCTCCTATAGCAGTTACGGTATATGTCGTAGTAACTGTTGGAGATACAGTTTGTGTATTTCCGGTACCTGTAAGCCCATTCCCCCAAGCATAGGTAGTCCCACCAGAGGCAGTTAAAACTACTGATTCCCCCTCACATATACGAGAATGAGACGATACAAGCGCTGCAACCGGTGCTACTTTATCCTGAGTTACTGTTACCGTGGAATTATAGGAACAACTCAGATTTCCAGGCTGAAACACATTGGCAACAGTCAATGTATAAGTTCCGCCTGCACTCACGACTGGGGTAAGTGTATTAGCCCCTGACACGATATTACCTCCAACTGTAGTCCAGGTAATTGTAGATCCAGCTGGCAGTACAGAAGCTGATGCATTAAGTGTAATTTGAGGAGTTGTACAGGTAATAGTCTGCGGTGCTGCAATTGTCAGGGTTGTTTCTGCTGTTCTCAATAATTGTAGAGAAACTACATAGCTACAACCGCCGTTGCTAACCCTTACATAGATTGTCTGATTTGCTGAAGTAGGTGAATATGTTGTAGGAGCTGCAATAGAATTAGCATTACCGGCATTAGCATCAGCCTGAATTACATAATAGGTAAATGTTACCCCTGTGGCTGTAGTAATTTGTCCTTCCGATTCTTTAAGGTTATAGGTTAATCCTGGCTGATAACACTTATGTAGAATTGCATTTTGTGCGGTAAAGGGTTCTGACACTTCTATAGTAAGCGTTGCAGGTGTAGCAGAAGCACATCCGTTAGCACCAATAGCAGTCACAGTATATGTTGTAGTAACTGTTGGTGATACAGTTTGTGTATTTCCATTTCCCGGAAGACCTCCTCCCCAATTATATGTTGCTCCTCCTGAAGCTGTTAATGTCATAGATTCTCCTTTACAAATCTTTAATTTAGGAGCTGTAAGGGATGGATTGGGTGGCGCACTGTTTCCCGTCACCGTTACTGTTGCAGTCGCTGTACAGTTGATATTTCCAGGCTGATATACCTGTGATATCGTTAATGTATATGTTCCCGGTGCATTAATTACAGGATTTAGCGTATTTCCTCCTGAAACAATATTTCCTCCTGTAGTAGTCCAGCTAAATGTAGCCCCCGTAGGATAAACTGAAGCCGAAGCATCC
This Chryseobacterium sp. G0162 DNA region includes the following protein-coding sequences:
- the rluF gene encoding 23S rRNA pseudouridine(2604) synthase RluF, which encodes MEKTRINKYLSEVGYCSRRAADKLLEEGRITINGKIPELGTKVSDEDLVEVDGKPIREPQEKPVYIAFNKPVGIVCTTDTKREKNNIVDYISHPKRIFPIGRLDKPSEGLILLTSDGDIVNKILRARNNHEKEYLVRVDKPITPRFLEKMRNGVPILDTVTKKCEVEKIDEMNFRIILTQGLNRQIRRMCEYLGYDVKKLKRIRIMNIKLDLPIGKWRDLTEDELNALNGLLTDSSKTID
- a CDS encoding helix-hairpin-helix domain-containing protein, whose translation is MMRKNYYQKLAFMVIVLAILLAFQKYTRKDKEPFSKIKFIAETSVNVNLTDFDPNILSPERWQKLGFSEKQVSTILKYKDIVGGTFISKEQLKKCYAISDEKFEELKPFILLPEASEKNNSQPANNFDKKEIKVSGKFNPDMKTVRDWIKMGFSEKQAEAILKYKNYLGGSFISKEKFRECFIISPENYNKLESYLLLPAKTSENFKASGARYPEKIKIQYHTFDPNRLDVEGWQKLGFSEKQAQIIVNYRDRNLGGSFKDIDDLQKCFVISAEKFQEMKPFIKLSPATVKKEEKQQEKTDFSKTDLNTITFKQLIEFGLDEKSAGSMIGFRKKLRGFVNKQQILDTYNIDKEGVQKLISIAPLDTSSVPKYTLTDAPEEWLKDHPYFKYSADKIIFYRITYPDDKKILKFLKLKPEYEEKMKLYLK
- a CDS encoding MerR family transcriptional regulator — translated: MKINLPDKLYYSIGEVAKAFDVNTSLIRYWEQEFPIIKPKKNRKGNRYFTPEDIKNLQMIYHLVKEKGYTLDGARVALTTNSKISETITIIDRLEFVKAELLKLKESLGDRDTE
- the truB gene encoding tRNA pseudouridine(55) synthase TruB, whose product is MTAEELKSGYIFLLDKPLDWTSFQAVNKMKYKLKREFDLPKKFKIGHAGTLDPRATGLLIVCCGKFTKKIPEIQDAPKEYWTEIKIGVQTESYDTEKPEILHQDISHITEEQVKEALEKFVGEIEQKPPVYSAIKIDGERAYNLARAGEEVEMKSRKTTIHYLKDIVIEFPLISFTVGCSKGTYIRSLAHDIGQELGVGAYLTQLRRTKIGDYKIEDATAQFLNNDFRFQGE
- a CDS encoding reprolysin-like metallopeptidase, which gives rise to MKYYLFIFALVIPFFGSSQWTRTELRAQKVKKSQEKLEFAGLYSLDANQLKQLLKNVPARFSSQKGTIISLPTAQGRLEKFQVWEFSNMAPELQAKYPDIKSYVGTALEDPSVYLRFSLSPVGFSSMITRSGISEFIEPYTEDRTIYAVFDSNGRRGQEKEPFECSTVEEVEKNATEKKNDAVNKKAVGFNIFRLALSCTGEYAQYHLTAAGTPTTATDVEKKAVILAAMNASLTRLNSVFEKDLSFHFNLIANNETIIFLDPASDPYINGGPSEAHAQISARIPTEDYDMGHLIDKKGGNGSAFVGVICGSSSKGGGWTAHNFPEGDKFDIDYVAHEMGHQLGAGHSYTYRSSQADQKVEPGSGSTIMAYTGITTASDVQFNSNDYYHTNSITQIRTKLNSLSCGTNTPFIDPAPTINAGLDYTIPKSTAFVLKASTNDVNTISYTYNWEQTDQAAAAQIGAGDISSAYPAKPTGPTFRSFPPVNSLVRYFPDFNKVLAGVLSTRWESVSSVARNLNFAATVRNNNPLQPQVSKDGMVITVDAVSGPFQVTAPVFGQSLSSGATVNITWNVAGTNTAPVNTANVNIKLSKDGGKTFSIIAANTPNDGNEQITIPVGSTSSNAYILIEAVDNIYYAVSPSFVIDYNVTGEICNTYTYSGGPVAITDGPGGSGISAPRITIPLMVNNTGTITKIKVTPAVTHPSVSQLAIGIESPVGSSALFWNRQCSGQSGITASFSDTGAAVTCTSPVQGETKSNESLGIFKGHSAQGEWKLFATDNNAGNAGTITGWSLEVCTQETQNQSLATREVSSLLADDIKVYPNPSDGNFFIKSQNIKGEVKVTLFDSSGRLIYSSVYQSEGNNTKELNVNVPKGVYVISISSSKGVYNSKLVIK